A genomic window from Camelus ferus isolate YT-003-E chromosome 9, BCGSAC_Cfer_1.0, whole genome shotgun sequence includes:
- the PRKAB2 gene encoding 5'-AMP-activated protein kinase subunit beta-2 isoform X1 — translation MGNTTSDRVAGERHGAKAARAEGAGGHAPGKEHKIMVGSTDDPSVFSLPDSKLPGDKEFVSWQQDLEDSVKPTQQARPTVIRWSEGGKEVFISGSFNNWSTKIPLIKSHNDFVAILDLPEGEHQYKFFVDGQWVHDPSEPVVTSQLGTINNLIHVKKSDFEVFDALKLDSMESSETSCRDLSSSPPGPYGQEMYVFRSEERFKSPPILPPHLLQVILNKDTNISCDPALLPEPNHVMLNHLYALSIKDSVMVLSATHRYKKKYVTTLLYKPI, via the exons ATGGGAAACACCACTAGCGACCGAGTGGCCGGGGAGCGCCACGGCGCCAAGGCTGCACGAGCCGAGGGCGCCGGCGGCCATGCCCCAGGCAAGGAGCATAAGATCATGGTGGGGAGCACGGACGACCCCAGCGTCTTCAGCCTGCCGGACTCCAAG CTCCCTGGGGACAAAGAGTTTGTATCATGGCAACAGGATTTGGAGGACTCCGTAAAGCCCACACAGCAGGCCCGGCCCACTGTTATCCGCTGGTCTGAAGGAGGCAAGGAGGTCTTCATCTCTGGGTCCTTCAACAATTGGAGCACCAAGATTCCACTGATTAAGAG cCATAATGACTTTGTTGCCATCCTGGACCTCCCTGAGGGAGAGCACCAGTACAAGTTCTTTGTGGACGGACAGTGGGTTCATGATCCATCAGAG CCTGTGGTTACCAGTCAGCTTGGCACAATTAACAATTTGATCCATGTCAAGAAATCTGACTTTGAGGTGTTTGATGCTTTAAAGCTAGATTCAATGGAAAGCTCAGAGACATCTTGTCGAG ACCTTTCCAGCTCACCCCCAGGGCCTTATGGTCAAGAAATGTATGTATTTCGATCAGAGGAGAGATTCAAATCCCCACCAATCCTGCCTCCTCACCTTCTCCAAGTTATTCTTAACAAGGACACTAATATATCT TGTGACCCAGCCTTGCTCCCCGAGCCCAATCATGTTATGCTGAACCATCTTTATGCATTGTCCATAAAG GACAGTGTGATGGTCCTTAGCGCAACCCATCGCTACAAGAAGAAGTATGTCACTACTCTGCTGTACAAGCCCATCTGA
- the PRKAB2 gene encoding 5'-AMP-activated protein kinase subunit beta-2 isoform X2: protein MGNTTSDRVAGERHGAKAARAEGAGGHAPGKEHKIMVGSTDDPSVFSLPDSKLPGDKEFVSWQQDLEDSVKPTQQARPTVIRWSEGGKEVFISGSFNNWSTKIPLIKSHNDFVAILDLPEGEHQYKFFVDGQWVHDPSEPVVTSQLGTINNLIHVKKSDFEVFDALKLDSMESSETSCRDLSSSPPGPYGQEMYVFRSEERFKSPPILPPHLLQVILNKDTNISCDPALLPEPNHVMLNHLYALSIKIKKLRLREGHIARQCDGP, encoded by the exons ATGGGAAACACCACTAGCGACCGAGTGGCCGGGGAGCGCCACGGCGCCAAGGCTGCACGAGCCGAGGGCGCCGGCGGCCATGCCCCAGGCAAGGAGCATAAGATCATGGTGGGGAGCACGGACGACCCCAGCGTCTTCAGCCTGCCGGACTCCAAG CTCCCTGGGGACAAAGAGTTTGTATCATGGCAACAGGATTTGGAGGACTCCGTAAAGCCCACACAGCAGGCCCGGCCCACTGTTATCCGCTGGTCTGAAGGAGGCAAGGAGGTCTTCATCTCTGGGTCCTTCAACAATTGGAGCACCAAGATTCCACTGATTAAGAG cCATAATGACTTTGTTGCCATCCTGGACCTCCCTGAGGGAGAGCACCAGTACAAGTTCTTTGTGGACGGACAGTGGGTTCATGATCCATCAGAG CCTGTGGTTACCAGTCAGCTTGGCACAATTAACAATTTGATCCATGTCAAGAAATCTGACTTTGAGGTGTTTGATGCTTTAAAGCTAGATTCAATGGAAAGCTCAGAGACATCTTGTCGAG ACCTTTCCAGCTCACCCCCAGGGCCTTATGGTCAAGAAATGTATGTATTTCGATCAGAGGAGAGATTCAAATCCCCACCAATCCTGCCTCCTCACCTTCTCCAAGTTATTCTTAACAAGGACACTAATATATCT TGTGACCCAGCCTTGCTCCCCGAGCCCAATCATGTTATGCTGAACCATCTTTATGCATTGTCCATAAAG ataaagaaactaaggctcagagaaggtcaTATTGCCA GACAGTGTGATGGTCCTTAG